The DNA window ACTGCTTTTGTTTTTTGCATTGATGATTTTTATTTATTTGGTTTATTGCGTATTCCAGGGCTTGAACTGGAGAATTGCCAGAAACCTTACAGGAAGCAAATTCAGGGTTAGCGAGTTCATGAAATCTTTTTTCAAAATAAACATTTTGTGGCTTGCTCTTCTTTACCTGGGAATGTTTTTTGAAAGAATGATAGGAATACTCATACTATTAAGCGGGAAAAAGCAGGATACCGGAGTTATTGCGTTGATAATTGCAGTTATAATCGCTTATTTTGCCTTCATAAGCTATGCATTGCCCGTAAAGAAAGGAGTAATTAAGCGCTCATTTGCATCAGGTTTTAAAAAATTTTTAATCTTTGTTCCTGTGTATGTTATCGTTGCCATTGTATTCTTAATAATAAATTACATTCTTCTTTTCGCCCAGCAAATAAATTATGCTCTTATGGTTGTTTTAGGGTTTTTACTGTTCCTTCCTGCCTTAAGCTGGGTAAGAGTATTCATTTGTTTGATTATTAATAAAATAAATAAAGTGAAAAATGCCTGATGAAACATCTGCCGGAGCTGTAGTTTTCAGAAAAGATAAAGAAATAAAATATCTTCTATTGCATTATGGGGCAGGCCACTGGGACTTTCCAAAAGGCAATATAGAAAAAGGCGAACAGGAAAAAGAAACCATAACAAGGGAAATAAAGGAAGAAACCGGCATAGCAGAAATAAGTTTTGCAGAGGGCTTTAAGGAACGAATAAAGTATTTTTACAGAAGAGAAGGCAAACTGATCTCCAAAGAGGTTGTTTTCTATCTTGCTGAAACAGAACAAAAAGAGGTAAAGATCTCTTTCGAGCATATTGGCTATGAATGGCTGAATTATGAAGATGCATCAAAACGCGTCACTTTTAAAAATTCCAAAGAAATTTTGAAAAAGGCGAATGAATTTCTGCTATCGCACTAAATTCTATTCATTCTTTTCTTTCATCTCCTCAGCATATCTATGAGCAAGATGCAATGGCTCCGGAAGCTTGTGCGGCGGCCTGATAAGATTCTTTACGATCTCAACAGATGTTTTCAATGTTATTCTATGACCGGGACTCACATAAAGCGGCTTTGAGAATTCCTTTGTTTTTAATTCAAATCCAACTTTTTCATCATTGAGAAAAACTTCATTGCCCTTTACTTCGCCGCAGAGCAGGGATTTGGCAACTCCTATTGCCGGCTTGTCTATTGAAAGGCCAAGCTGCGATGCTGCACCGAATCTTCTGGGATGTAAAATCCCGTTGCCGTCAAAAATCAGAATATCCGGCTCAGCTGTTAATTTGCTGTAGCACTCAATCAGAGCAGGGCATTCCCTGAAGCCCAGAAATTCAGGGATGTAAGGTATTTTTGCAGATGTTATTGTATATTGCTTTTCCAGCACATTCAATGTTTTATAATCGCATACAACAATCGCTGCAACCAGCTCATTGCCTTTCTGCGCTATATCGCAGCCCGCGATTTTCTCTATTTTCTCGAATTCATCTTTCAGAACAATCTTTTTAGAAAGCCTTATCTGATCCTCTTTTAACTTATTTATGTCTATAATCATATTCTAGAGCAAGGCATTTATAAAATTTTTGCTGATAGAGTGTCAAATTCAGCCCCGCTAACCCTTTACCCTCTTTATAACATTTCTTGTTATGATGTATAAAAGAATGAATGCTGCAATAAGTATCGCAACATATGAAGCCCTTTCTTTTCCAAACAAAAGCAATGATGCCAGCACAACTCCGGCTGTTGTTGCGAGGCCATGGCCGCCTTCAAAATCAAGATAAAATGGAAAGATATTGCCGGCTATCGCTGCAAGCCCTATTAAAAAAATGTAATAGATGTT is part of the Candidatus Woesearchaeota archaeon genome and encodes:
- a CDS encoding glycerol-3-phosphate acyltransferase — protein: MLTEIIFIVLSYLIGAVSPSYFAAKTFAGIDIRRYGNKTAGALNTYDVIGLMPAITVAILDAGKAFFVVILSIYLGFNIYYIFLIGLAAIAGNIFPFYLDFEGGHGLATTAGVVLASLLLFGKERASYVAILIAAFILLYIITRNVIKRVKG
- a CDS encoding endonuclease V, with the protein product MIIDINKLKEDQIRLSKKIVLKDEFEKIEKIAGCDIAQKGNELVAAIVVCDYKTLNVLEKQYTITSAKIPYIPEFLGFRECPALIECYSKLTAEPDILIFDGNGILHPRRFGAASQLGLSIDKPAIGVAKSLLCGEVKGNEVFLNDEKVGFELKTKEFSKPLYVSPGHRITLKTSVEIVKNLIRPPHKLPEPLHLAHRYAEEMKEKNE
- a CDS encoding NUDIX domain-containing protein: MPDETSAGAVVFRKDKEIKYLLLHYGAGHWDFPKGNIEKGEQEKETITREIKEETGIAEISFAEGFKERIKYFYRREGKLISKEVVFYLAETEQKEVKISFEHIGYEWLNYEDASKRVTFKNSKEILKKANEFLLSH